A single Lolium perenne isolate Kyuss_39 chromosome 6, Kyuss_2.0, whole genome shotgun sequence DNA region contains:
- the LOC127307423 gene encoding E3 ubiquitin-protein ligase ATL23, producing the protein MSTAASQPHGSGGGGCCSSGGTLELVAAFTAVCLALYGVILYLNYLYVRWSGGRDGVHRTTGSGAAAGKRGGGGGLDKAALAAMAPVFRFKAEEASAGQQECPVCLGAMQDGDAVRALPGCRHAFHVGCVDVWLCTHATCPVCRARPALPTPVPAPAKATGQPAGRDPDVESQV; encoded by the coding sequence ATGTCGACGGCGGCGTCGCAGCCGCACGGGAGCGGAGGCGGAGGGTGCTGCAGCTCCGGCGGGACGCTGGAGCTCGTGGCGGCGTTCACGGCGGTGTGCCTGGCGCTGTACGGGGTGATCCTGTACCTCAACTACCTGTACGTGCGGTGGAGCGGCGGGCGGGACGGCGTGCACCGGACGACGGGGTCCGGCGCTGCGGCGGGGAAGaggggcggcggaggagggctCGACAAGGCGGCGCTGGCGGCCATGGCGCCGGTGTTCAGGTTCAAGGCGGAGGAGGCGTCGGCGGGGCAGCAGGAGTGCCCGGTGTGCCTGGGCGCCATGCAGGACGGCGACGCCGTGCGCGCGCTGCCGGGGTGCAGGCACGCGTTCCACGTCGGGTGCGTCGACGTCTGGCTCTGCACGCACGCCACCTGCCCCGTCTGCCGCGCGCGCCCTGCGCTCCCGACTCCGGTGCCGGCGCCGGCCAAGGCAACGGGTCAGCCCGCCGGACGGGACCCAGACGTGGAGAGCCAGGTATAG